TAATAAGTATGTTTCATTGAATATTGGGATGACTGGCTCCTACAAAACGATAGCTCAGGGAAACCAAATTACCGATAACTTTGGACTGAATATGAATAATTTCAGTTTTGTTTTTCCAATCAAAAACAAATGGGCAATGGGGTTTAGTATGAGGCCCTACACGGTTTCAGATTATGTTTCAACGAAAACCATTGATTTCGTAGGTTCTTCGGAATCAAAAGTAGAAGAAATCAGAAATCAGGGAGGTTTGTCAAGAGTGGCATTCACTAATTCTTTCGAAATTGTAAAAGGATTGTATTTTGGGGTGGACGGACAGTATAATTTTGGATACATTTCCCGTGACACAAGCTCCAATATGGAAGGATTTTCAACTTATCAAAGGTATAGTTCCAGAACCAATTTACACGGAGCAAGTGCCCGTACAGGTTTGGCTTATCAACAAAAAATAAATAAGAAATGGAAATTGAATTTTGGTACAATGTACCAGTTGGGCAACACGCTTAAAGGAGATCAGATCCGGACTTATAGTCTTTTGAGTGATAATGGTAGTGGCCCGGCTTATGTTCAGTTGCCAGATACCCTTAATATTTCCAATGTATCTTCAGGAATTCCATCAAGCTACAAAGTGGGTTTAAGTCTGGAAAAAACCTATAACTGGATTTTTGCGGCTGACTATGGAAAAACGCTTTGGACCGGTGTAAATCAATTTGATCCAAATGCCAATAATACCATGCAGGATGCGACAGAAATGAATTTTGGTATGGAATGGATGCCGAATTCGAGTTCGTCAAAGTATTTGAACCAGGCATTTTATCGCTTTGGATATAAACAAGTGCAAACTCCTTATGTCATCAATGGCAACAGAGTGCTGGATAATAGTTTAAGTCTTGGGATTTCATTGCCCCTCGGTAAAGTACCCGGATATGTTGATCTCGCTGTAATGGTCGGTCGTAGAGGGAAAAATTCTGGAGGGCAGATTCAGGAAAACTATACCAAAATCAGCATGAATGTATCTCTCATGAGTGTTTGGTTTAATAAACAAAGAATAGATTGATTTAGGTTTTTTGTAACTAACTTCTGGCTTTCTTAAGAACTTTATAAAATGAAAAATCTTATTTTTTATTTTTTGCTTCTTGTTTTGATTTGGCCTGCTTTTTCAGGATGTGAGAAAAAAGAAAAAGAGCAGGAATTTATTGAATATACCGGCCCAATTTTAAATACTGATAATCTGGCGGTTACATTTAGTGACTCTGGCAGGGTAAAAGTAAAAATGTCCACCGCCAAGCAACTAAAATTCCAAAATGAAGACGAACAGTACCCCAAAGCTGTATATGTTAATTTTTTGGATAAAAATGGTGTGGAATATTCCATGTTAAGAGGGGATTCGGGGAGTTATTCCAAATCAAAAAATCTTTATACCATCACAGGAAATGTTTTTTTAACAACAGATTACTTCAACAAAGTCTGGCAACAGAGGAATTGATTTGGAATCCGGTCACAAAAAAGATTTATTCCAATAAAAAGGTGACAATAAAAACACCCCGGGAAAACATCACTGCATTTGGGGGTATGGAAGCCTCAGAAGATTTTTCAAACTATACTTTCAGAAAGCCAAAAGGAACAATGCTGGTTGATTCTTTGCGTACTATTGTTGACACCACTGAGCAGAAATAACAGCAGTTTAATCTCAAATTTATTCGCATTTCACGTTAGTAACCTGTTCGGTTTCAACTGTGGATTGATCTTCGCCCCATCTATCATAAATAAAAGTAGTGATTTGGGCTATATCAAGGTCGTATAAATTTTTATTTTTAAGCATTTTGCCATCATAAATTATCCCATTGACCGTAACAGGAACTGATGAGCCGTTTTTAATAATGCAAATTACCTTGTTTTTGTTTTTTAAGAAATCAGAACCTTTTATGGGCGGATACAGTTTGCCGAGGCCCTGACCTTCGACCCCGTGACAATTGGAGCAATGTTTGGCATACAATTCGGCCCCCGCTATAACAAATTGCTCATGTTTGATGGCTTCGGGATTTGAGCACGCCCATCCTCCCCAAGCCACCAATATCACAAGGAAATTATTTTTTGAGAAGTAGTTCAATGTCTTTCATGAGTTTATTGACTTCGATTTCTTTTGTGCCGTCATATACACCTCTGATGCGGTGATTTTGATCTACCAACACAAAAGCACCGCTATGTACAAATCCGCCTTCTTCCACAGCAGTTGAGTCTTCCAAAGCCGAAACCATGTATGATTTTTGAGCGATTTCGTATATTTTAGCCTGTTCACCGGTTACAAACTGCCACTGGTCACTTTTAACTCCCAGTTTTTCCTTATATTTTTTCAAAACTGCCACTGTATCATGTCGCGGGTCAATGGTATGTGAGAGTATGGCAAGCCTGGGCTCATTTCCGAATTTTTCATGAATCCTGAGCATTTGGGTTTTCATTACCGGACAAATAGTAGGGCAGGTGGTGAAAAAGAAATCAGCAATATAGATTTTGTCTTTAAAAAAATCTTGTGTCAGTGTATCTCCATCCTGATTAACAAAAGCAAAATCAGGGATTTGGTGATAAATAGTGTCTCCTTTGCTATCAATAGTGTTTTGACCAAGGTATGGTAAAGTTCTGTTCGAATCTCCACATGACCACAAGAGAGCAGAAAAAGCTGTGAATATGAAAAATAACAGGCTACTTTTTCTCATTTTTAATATGATTTAAGAATGTAAAATAGAATCTTACTTGTTGCTTTCGACAAACCTTTTGGCATCATCCATCGATTTTACGGTGAGGTCTTTAAGAGATTTTACTTCGGTATTTAGCTCTTTGTAAAGTTTAAGTTTTTCGGTCTTGTCTTCAACATCATTCATGGCCTTTCCATAGTTTTCCATCCAAAGGTACATATCATCTTCGGCTTTTTGAAGGTTGGTTGAAATCTCCAAAGCCTGATTTTTGAGTTCCTCAGATTTTCCTTCCGCCGCAGCCAAAAGATTCTTTTTAAGGTCAGCAATCATCATGGTTTTGGGCATGATTTCGTCATGACCTTTCATGAGCTCGGCATTGATGGTCTCTATTTCTTTGTCTGTTTTTTGGTCACATGATGTTGCAACAAACACTAAAACCAACAGAGCAGAAAGTTTAATAAAATTTTTCATGTTTTTGTTCTCTTAAAATAATAATATGTAAAGTTTAGATATTTCCCAAAATCTCAATGGCACTTCTGATTGCACTTTCCGATGGATTCTGGCCGCCTATCATTTTAGCGATTTCGATAATACGTTCATCACCGGATAGTTTCCGCATCAAACTTACGGTTTTTGTGTCAGAATTGTCTTTGTAAACATAAAAATGCGAACTTCCTTTACCTGCAATCTGATGTAAATGTGTAATGGCAATTACCTGAAGTTTTCCTGACATTTCCTGCAAAATATTGCCCATTTTTATGGCAACTTCACCTGAAATTCCAGTATCTATTTCATCAAAAATGATGGTTGGTAATTGTTTTTTTTCGGCCAAAATATATTTTAAAGCCAGCATAACTCTTGAGAATTCACCTCCTGATGCCACATCTTTCAGTGTCTTGGGCGAGGCACCTTTGTTGGCACTGAATACAAAAGTAAGGTCATCGGCACCATCAGAGGAAAGTTTTTTCTCTTTGAAAATAATCTCAAACTGTGCTTCAGGTATTCCCAATTCTTTCAGAAGGCTTACAATCTGGGTTTCAAGAGGTTTTCCGATTTTTTTTCGGCTTTTCGATAAATCCTCTGCTTTTGATTGTAAAACCTCTAATTTTTTGGCTGTTACTTTTTCAAGTTTTGCCAAATCCTCATCGAGGTTTATTACCTGCTCAATTTTGACTGAAAGCTCATTTTTAATGGCTATCAGTTGTTCCACAGTTTCAATACCATGCTTTTGCTGCAGTCGATAAAGACCGTTTAGCTGGTCTTTCAGGAAATCGGTTTTCTGATTATCGGTTTCGACGTTTGATGCCTCTATTTCAATTTCATGTACTATGTCCTGGAGTTCGAGTAAGGAACTGTTTAGTCTGTCTTTCAGGTTTTTATATTTTTCAGAAAAAGAACTGATAATGCCGAGAGCGATTCCGGCATCCCGCACCAAGTTTACACCTGATATTTCGGGATTTGCGAGGTTTTCATAGGCCAGATTAAGCCTTCTTTTTACCTCTTCAGCATTTTCCAAAATTAATAGCTCAGACTCCAGTTCTGCCTGATCAATATTCTCAGGTTTCAGGGCATTCAGTTCTTCAAAAAGGAAACTATTGTATTCAAATTCTTTTTTTAGAGAAGCAGAATTTTCTTTTAAGGATTGGAGTTGCTTCTCTGAGGTTTTATAATCTGAAAAAGCATTTTTATAATCTTCTAAAACCGATGCATTCGCTGCATAGCTGTCAATCAGATTTAACTGAAAAACATTAGAACCCAATTGCAGCGTTTCGTTTTGAGAATGAATATCCATTAATCTTACGCCCAATTCCTTGAGCGAGTCCAGTGTCACCGGGCTGTCATTGACAAATGCTCTGGACTTTCCGGCCGGAAGTATTTCCCGCCTGATCACACAATGGTCTTCGTAATCCAGCTCGTTTTCAGCAAAAAAATCTTTCAGATTGAGTCTTTCAATATCAAAAACTCCTTCTACGGTGCATTTTTCGGTTTCTTCAAACAAAACTTTGACGTCAGCCCGATTTCCCATCAATAATCCCAAAGCCCCGAGCATAATTGACTTGCCCGCACCGGTTTCACCCGTAATCACATTCAGACCATTTTCTGGCTGAATCTCCAGGTGCTTGATGAGAGCATAGTTTTTAATAAGCAGGCTGCTGAGCATTTTTTGATTTGGATAATTCTTTACAAAAATAAGTGAGAGCAGGCTATAAAACAAAAATGCATCGCTCAATATGGCGATGCATTTCAATCAATCTAATCTTAACCTTAAACTATGAAAAAAAATATCTTAGTACATGCTGAGTTTTCAAAAGTTTGAAAAAAAAGCATTACTCAAAATGGTAATGCTTTTTGTAATAAATCTTAACCTTAAACTATGAAAAAAAACTACTTTCTCTTTAAATTTCTTCCAAATCAGGAGGCTTTTTAAAAATGCACCGCTCAATGTGGCGATGCATTTTAGTACAATAAACCTTAACCTTAAACTATGAAAAAAACTACCTACTGGTATATCTTTTTGAGTGCAGGGTACCGTTTTTTGAGTACCGTATACTCTTTTTTATTTCTTTTATTTTTCAAAAGTTTGGGAAAAAAAGCATTACTCAATGTGGTAATGCTTTTTACAATAAACCTTAACCCTAAACTATGAAAAAAAACTATTTATCTCGTCTGTTAAACCCCAGGTAATCTTTCACTGCGAGTATTTTAAACTCTGTGCGGCGATTGGCCTGATGTTCACTTTCCGGACAATTGTTGAAATCGTTACAGTCATTTACCAGTTCCGATTCTCCGTATCCTTTTGCGATTAGCCTCTCGGGGTCGATGCCTTTTGAACTTAGGTATTTTACCACCGCCATTGCTCTTTCCTCTGAGAGTTTCATGTTATAACTTCCGCTTGCTCTGCTGTCGGTATGTGACCGCAATTCAATCTGGATTTCGGGATATTTCTTTAATAAAGGAATCACCCTTTTGTCCAATTCTTTTTTAGCGTCGGCTCTTATAACTGCCTTATCTACATCGTAATAGATATTTTCTAATCTATATATATCACCTTCACCAATCATGCCAAAGTCGTGTTCGAGTGAAATATTTTTTCTATTATTTTTTATTTTACCAATACTTTCAGAGTTGCGGGCAAAGTTTTCCTTAACCGCTGTTACTCTGTATTTTCCGTCTCTTGTAGGCGTAAATGCGTACCGGCCGTCAAATCCAGTTATTACAGTCTCTATACTGCCGTCTTTTTCATTTTCCAAAGTGACACTTGCACCGGCTATTGGCGATTGGTCAACTTCCGAAATAACCTTACCTTTTACCATTGGTCTGGAAGCCGGACTCAGATAAATTTTTACCTTCTGATTCCGGGATTTGGAATTTGACATGGTGCCGTAAGTTATACTACTTTGCTGATAGCCTTCTTTTATTGCTTTAAATTCAAAGTCAGCACCCGATTCCAGACAAACGCTTGCTTTTCCTTCGGAATTAGTTGCATAAAATTGTTTGTTAACGCCATTTTTCACCATTCTTAATTCCACATCTAATAATGGAAGTTTGGTGACCGCATCATATACTAAAAGCTCCAATTGGTTACAGCCTTTTTGGAATGAATAAATATTGTCATCAGAATAACCTTTTTTGCGGTTAGAACTGAAATAACCTTCAGACCTGTCGCCTTTGGCTATCAAACCAAAATCGTCCTTTGCAGAATTGATCGGAGCACCGACATTTTCCACTTCACCGAAAGGATTTCCATGCCGGAACTCTACAAAGAATACATCCAAACCCCCTAATCCCGGGTGACCGTCGGAAGCAAAATACAGATTGCCGATTTCATCCATAAACGGAAACATCTCATTACCTTCAGTATTGATTTCCTTACCCATATTTGCCGGAGTACCCCATTTCCCATTGTGATACTCTACAACATATAAATCAGTGCCTCCAAAGCCTCCGGGCATGTCTGAAACGAAATATAACTTGTGATTGTCAGGTGAAAGTGCCGGATGACCGGTTGAATATTCGTCAGAATTAAAAGGAAGTTCCTGAATATCAGCCCATTTTGAATTTTTCTTTGTGGCAATGTAAAGTTTCAGCATGTTTATGCCTTTTTCACTTTTCTTTGCCCTGCCTTTGTTATAATTATTTCTGGTGAAAATCAGTTTTTTGCCTTCTTTGAAAAAAGTAACGGGTCCTTCATGATATTTTGAATTTATACTTTTGCTAAATTCATCAATTTCAGGCTCAGGAATCTCTTCAAAAGATTGAGTCCCATTGCTTTTGTCGGTTTTTAAAGATTTTCCACTGGATCCCAGACTAGCCTGTGCTTTTATTTTTTCGATGTTCCTGGATTCCAAAGCCAGGGAAGCGGTGTCAGAAAATTGAAAAAGGTCCAGAAAAGGAGTTTCGTTTTGGCTAAATATCCTTTTTATGCCATGACCTTCGTTTCTGGCAGAAACAAATACTAGCCCGTTTTCATAATACATGGGGCTAAAATCAGAAAAACGGGAATTGATGGGAAACATGTAGTTTACTTTATACAATGCCGAGTCTTTATAAAAAACCGAATTGTCCATATAAGCTACCGTAAATTTCCTTCCGCGAAGATCTTCTTTTTGTTGTTCACCGTATTTTGAATAATATTTTTGAGATTCCCGGTATTTGCCATTGTTGGCCAATGCCTGAGCATAATACAGGTATTGTTCTGACTCCAGTTCTTTTTCATATTTTTTGAAAAGATCCTGGTAGGTAAGCTCAGCGTTCTTGAAATCTTGTATTTTTCGGTAAGAATAAGCGAGTTTGGTGAGTGCTTCTTTTTCGTACTCATTATCAACTTTTCCCGAACCCAGATAAGCCTCAAAGCTCCGGACAGCCGCCGGATAAGCCATCTTGTCGTAAGACTCGAGGGCATTTCTCAGGCGGCTGTTCTGGGCAATACATTCTAGGCTCAGTAAACTGAGGAATATGATGATAGGAGTTAAACTTTTTTTACAGGTAAGCACTGTTTGTTTTATTGTTTTTTAGGAAAACACCTGAACTTTTGATTCAGATATTATATTCTTTTCAAACAGCGTGCCAGAAAATATTTTTTGATATAAAAAAATTATAAGTTATTGATATTTAGTTAAATAAAATTTATAATAATTTTAAAAATTTTATTATACGGCATTTTCAACTTAAAAATATCGGAAGTTTTTAAGCCTAAAACCCAGGCGATTTGGGTATCGGAGATTAGCACTTTGGTATTTTGTTTTTCGAGGATATTTACTTTTTTGTCAATTAAAATATCGGAGACAAGCTTAGTGCCTTTCATACCGAATGGAAACATTTTGTCACCCTGTTGCCACTTTCTTATCTTTAATGGGAAAATCAATTTTTCAGCATCGAAATAAGCAATATCAGGGTTTTTGAAATCAGGATTTTCTGCTGTCTCAATTAATGAAAT
The sequence above is a segment of the Cytophagaceae bacterium genome. Coding sequences within it:
- the recN gene encoding DNA repair protein RecN; the protein is MLSSLLIKNYALIKHLEIQPENGLNVITGETGAGKSIMLGALGLLMGNRADVKVLFEETEKCTVEGVFDIERLNLKDFFAENELDYEDHCVIRREILPAGKSRAFVNDSPVTLDSLKELGVRLMDIHSQNETLQLGSNVFQLNLIDSYAANASVLEDYKNAFSDYKTSEKQLQSLKENSASLKKEFEYNSFLFEELNALKPENIDQAELESELLILENAEEVKRRLNLAYENLANPEISGVNLVRDAGIALGIISSFSEKYKNLKDRLNSSLLELQDIVHEIEIEASNVETDNQKTDFLKDQLNGLYRLQQKHGIETVEQLIAIKNELSVKIEQVINLDEDLAKLEKVTAKKLEVLQSKAEDLSKSRKKIGKPLETQIVSLLKELGIPEAQFEIIFKEKKLSSDGADDLTFVFSANKGASPKTLKDVASGGEFSRVMLALKYILAEKKQLPTIIFDEIDTGISGEVAIKMGNILQEMSGKLQVIAITHLHQIAGKGSSHFYVYKDNSDTKTVSLMRKLSGDERIIEIAKMIGGQNPSESAIRSAIEILGNI
- a CDS encoding cytochrome c, giving the protein MNYFSKNNFLVILVAWGGWACSNPEAIKHEQFVIAGAELYAKHCSNCHGVEGQGLGKLYPPIKGSDFLKNKNKVICIIKNGSSVPVTVNGIIYDGKMLKNKNLYDLDIAQITTFIYDRWGEDQSTVETEQVTNVKCE
- a CDS encoding SCO family protein → MRKSSLLFFIFTAFSALLWSCGDSNRTLPYLGQNTIDSKGDTIYHQIPDFAFVNQDGDTLTQDFFKDKIYIADFFFTTCPTICPVMKTQMLRIHEKFGNEPRLAILSHTIDPRHDTVAVLKKYKEKLGVKSDQWQFVTGEQAKIYEIAQKSYMVSALEDSTAVEEGGFVHSGAFVLVDQNHRIRGVYDGTKEIEVNKLMKDIELLLKK
- a CDS encoding OmpA family protein → MAYPAAVRSFEAYLGSGKVDNEYEKEALTKLAYSYRKIQDFKNAELTYQDLFKKYEKELESEQYLYYAQALANNGKYRESQKYYSKYGEQQKEDLRGRKFTVAYMDNSVFYKDSALYKVNYMFPINSRFSDFSPMYYENGLVFVSARNEGHGIKRIFSQNETPFLDLFQFSDTASLALESRNIEKIKAQASLGSSGKSLKTDKSNGTQSFEEIPEPEIDEFSKSINSKYHEGPVTFFKEGKKLIFTRNNYNKGRAKKSEKGINMLKLYIATKKNSKWADIQELPFNSDEYSTGHPALSPDNHKLYFVSDMPGGFGGTDLYVVEYHNGKWGTPANMGKEINTEGNEMFPFMDEIGNLYFASDGHPGLGGLDVFFVEFRHGNPFGEVENVGAPINSAKDDFGLIAKGDRSEGYFSSNRKKGYSDDNIYSFQKGCNQLELLVYDAVTKLPLLDVELRMVKNGVNKQFYATNSEGKASVCLESGADFEFKAIKEGYQQSSITYGTMSNSKSRNQKVKIYLSPASRPMVKGKVISEVDQSPIAGASVTLENEKDGSIETVITGFDGRYAFTPTRDGKYRVTAVKENFARNSESIGKIKNNRKNISLEHDFGMIGEGDIYRLENIYYDVDKAVIRADAKKELDKRVIPLLKKYPEIQIELRSHTDSRASGSYNMKLSEERAMAVVKYLSSKGIDPERLIAKGYGESELVNDCNDFNNCPESEHQANRRTEFKILAVKDYLGFNRRDK